One part of the Raphanus sativus cultivar WK10039 chromosome 7, ASM80110v3, whole genome shotgun sequence genome encodes these proteins:
- the LOC108814820 gene encoding uncharacterized protein LOC108814820 codes for MGQAFRKLFDTFFGNQEMRVVMLGLDAAGKTTILYKLHIGEVLSTVPTIGFNVEKVEYKNVMFTVWDVGGQEKLRPLWRHYFNNTDGLIYVVDSLDRERLGKAKQEFQEIIKDPFMLNSIILVFANKQDMRGAMSPREVCEGLGLFDLKNRKWHIQGTCALRGDGLYEGLDWLSSTLKDVKAAGFTSVGPSF; via the exons ATGGGACAAGCATTTCGTAAGCTATTCGATACTTTCTTCGGCAATCAAGAGATGAGG GTGGTGATGCTGGGGCTGGATGCTGCTGGGAAAACTACTATTCTCTACAAACTTCACATCGGAGAAGTTCTCTCTACTGTTCCCACCATTG GATTCAACGTTGAGAAAGTTGAGTACAAGAATGTGATGTTCACGGTTTGGGATGTCGGTGGCCAAGAGAAACTCAGACCTCTTTGGAGGCACTACTTCAATAACACTGATGGTCTT ATATACGTGGTAGACTCTTTGGACCGAGAGAGGCTTGGGAAAGCAAAGCAAGAATTTCAG GAGATCATAAAAGACCCATTCATGCTCAACAGTATCATTCTGGTCTTTGCAAACAAACAAGACATG AGAGGAGCCATGTCACCGAGAGAAGTATGTGAAGGGTTAGGCTTATTTGATCTCAAGAACAGGAAGTGGCACATACAAGGAACTTGTGCTCTTCGTGGCGACGGCCTTTATGAAGGCTTGGATTGGTTATCATCTACGCTTAAGGATGTCAAAGCCGCTGGATTCACCTCCGTCGGACCCTCGTTCTAA
- the LOC108817034 gene encoding uncharacterized protein LOC108817034 encodes MDFHSLTRRDLQSLCKMNKIPANKTNIAMADALAALEIVEGIEEYINQSDSNVVQSPTSVARLPPNTTTRRKTTIKTERQSSSLLVNRSCRLASKKSLDGEMDQDNVAQEAKTNDVKFEANVVAKTPAARSTRKATAEASRRSKIQESQKGELVQSAYSTRRSTRLLAKCMADLSLKTKENLDKAEKIEESELKVSAQETNSTGSEERIENTEVVPGKDLSASMEKEWEMLKHDSDQVTGDLGDNAVSDANTETNKDEGDEVMSDEKESKNGLVQVNKQEEILLADKAISEEGSEKKDNNQETGDTEIYVDLVDDTVLEHANTETNNDNKELKNVQAFDIFVQVEHQETEVAVEDNVFETEKTNTFDEAVLDRTDGVSEAEPEEDNSGVDADDTISEADSNQTDNQETEHAMVYQTDGDSETKPEEDTEIYVDLGDNSVLEHANSEIINDNKESKNAQAFDSLVVQVEHQETKEAIQKNDSGPEKANTFDKEAVVDRTDDDSETELDEDSSGADSDGTISEADSNQADNQKTEDAIQKNDSETEKTNTFDEEAVVDLTDGDLEDDSSFDSEGTISEAEQDEDDYSFDSDGTISEADSNKADNQETEQTNQENDPAETEKINTFDEDTILVDHTDGDLEGDHSGVDLDVTISEAGSNQAINGSDIAEESSVTAPTSPPLPLEEAIVNRAPLSPFVAESISAQFPRPNKSASKKNSAMKVDNEGTTNKENNMEMMIMNVVNNSDNGDRKGETKKKKKVQIDEDLELERC; translated from the exons ATGGATTTCCACAGCCTCACGAGAAGAGATCTTCAATCTCTCTGCAAGATGAACAAAATCCCAGCCAATAAGACCAATATCGCCATGGCCGACGCTCTCGCTGCTCTTGAGATC gTTGAAGGTATTGAAGAATACATAAATCAGTCCGACTCCAATGTTGTACAGTCTCCAACCAGTGTAGCAAGGCTGCCTCCAAATACTACAACCCGAAGGAAGACCACAATAAAGACTGAACGTCAGTCATCATCACTGCTGGTGAACCGTTCTTGTCGTCTGGCGAGTAAAAAGTCTCTGGATGGAGAAATGGACCAAGACAATGTTGCTCAAGAAGCTAAGACTAACGATGTCAAGTTTGAAGCCAATGTGGTGGCTAAAACTCCTGCAGCACGGAGCACAAGGAAAGCTACAGCAGAAGCTTCTCGTAGGAGCAAAATTCAGGAGAGTCAGAAGGGTGAATTGGTTCAGTCGGCTTACAGCACAAGGAGATCAACCAGGCTGTTGGCAAAATGTATGGCTGACCTGAGTTTGAAGACTAAAGAAAACTTGGATAAAGCTGAGAAGATTGAAGAAAGTGAACTAAAAGTATCTGCACAGGAGACAAATTCAACTG GTTCAGAGGAAAGAATTGAGAATACTGAGGTTGTCCCAGGTAAAGATTTAAGTGCTTCCATGGAGAAAGAATGGGAGATGTTGAAACATGACAGCGACCAGGTAACTGGAGACCTTGGTGATAATGCTGTTTCAGATGCAAACACTGAGACTAACAAGGACGAGGGGGATGAAGTTATGAGTGATGAAAAAG AATCCAAGAATGGTTTAGTCCAAGTAAACAAGCAAGAAGAAATATTGCTGGCTGATAAAGCTATTTCTGAGGAAGGTTCAGAGAAGAAGGACAATAATCAGGAGACTGGAGATACTGAGATTTATGTTGATCTTGTTGACGATACTGTCTTAGAACATGCCAACACTGAGACAAATAACGACAATAAAG AGTTGAAGAACGTTCAAGCTTTTGACATTTTTGTACAAGTCGAGCATCAAGAGACAGAAGTGGCAGTCGAGGACAATGTTTTTGAGACTGAGAAAACCAACACTTTCGATGAAGCAGTGCTGGACCGAACTGATGGTGTTTCAGAAGCTGAACCGGAGGAAGACAATTCTGGTGTTGACGCAGACGACACTATTTCCGAAGCTGATTCAAACCAAACTGATAATCAAGAGACAGAACATGCAATGGTGTACCAAACTGATGGTGATTCAGAGACTAAGCCGGAAGAAGATACTGAGATTTATGTTGATCTTGGTGATAATTCTGTCCTGGAACATGCCAACTCTGAGATAATCAATGACAATAAAG AGTCCAAGAACGCTCAAGCTTTCGACAGTTTAGTAGTACAAGTAGAGCATCAAGAGACAAAAGAGGCAATCCAAAAGAATGACTCTGGGCCTGAGAAAGCAAACACTTTCGATAAAGAAGCAGTGGTGGACCGAACCGATGATGATTCAGAAACTGAACTGGATGAAGATAGTTCTGGTGCTGACTCAGACGGAACTATCTCTGAAGCTGATTCAAACCAAGCTGATAATCAAAAGACAGAAGATGCAATTCAGAAAAATGATTCCGAGACTGAGAAAACCAACACATTCGATGAAGAAGCAGTGGTGGACCTAACCGATGGTGATTTGGAAGATGATTCTAGTTTTGACTCAGAAGGTACTATCTCTGAAGCTGAACAGGATGAAGATGATTATAGTTTTGACTCAGACGGTACTATCTCTGAAGCTGATTCAAACAAAGCCGACAACCAAGAGACAGAACAGACAAATCAGGAGAATGATCCTGCTGAGACTGAGAAAATCAACACTTTTGATGAAGACACAATACTGGTGGACCATACTGATGGTGATTTGGAAGGAGATCATTCTGGTGTTGACTTGGATGTCACTATCTCTGAAGCTGGTTCAAACCAAGCCATTAATGGATCTGATATTGCTGAAGAAAGTTCTGTAACTGCTCCAACTTCTCCCCCTCTTCCTCTTGAAGAGGCTATAGTAAACAGAGCTCCACTATCCCCATTTGTAGCAGAGTCCATCTCAGCTCAGTTTCCAAGACCAAACAAATCAGCATCAAAGAAGAATTCAGCTATGAAGGTGGATAATGAGGGTACTACGAACAAGGAGAACAACATGGAAATGATGATAATGAATGTTGTTAACAATAGTGATAATGGAGACAGAAAAGGtgagacaaagaagaagaagaaggtgcaGATTGATGAAGATCTAGAACTTGAAAGATGTTAG
- the LOC108815900 gene encoding late embryogenesis abundant protein At5g17165, which translates to MAAKSKSLQVIRKHLVNGVRSWAFPRAVASDLSASRNGHTSAYDKNVEEELQSSKVPDELIKPDDSDKYWSPHPRTGVFGPSTSSSTTDITEENRSSQDDSVMEEKAWYRPTSLEDLDKTQHS; encoded by the exons ATGGCAGCCAAATCCAAGAGCCTTCAGGTGATCAGGAAGCACCTAGTCAACGGCGTTCGTTCATGGGCTTTCCCACGCGCCGTCGCATCTGATCTCTCTGCCTCTAG GAATGGTCACACATCGGCGTATGATAAGAACGTAGAAGAAGAATTGCAATCGAGTAAAGTGCCTGATGAATTGATAAAGCCTGATGACTCTGACAAATATTGGTCTCCTCATCCTCGAACAGGTGTCTTTGGACCTTCGACCTCATCTTCCACCACCGACATAACCGAGGAGAATCGCAGCAGTCAAGATGACTCAGTAATGGAGGAGAAAGCTTGGTACCGTCCAACAAGTCTCGAGGATTTGGACAAGACTCAGCATTCGTAG
- the LOC108815133 gene encoding S-protein homolog 9-like, with amino-acid sequence MNRHLSCFLIIIALCAELSNGAGLLKDSVHFNNSLQPHNILKVHCLTDEDNLGEHLLNHGQTYDFSFYESIFKTEVNCGLWQGPGFKFYASFKAYEGGGLIIHYGKKNFWDAREDGIYFTHGFYPYKLEYRWSGHVIAPTP; translated from the coding sequence atgAATCGCCACCTCTCATGCTTTTTGATTATCATTGCATTGTGTGCTGAGTTGAGTAATGGAGCGGGTTTGCTGAAAGACTCTGTACATTTTAACAACTCTCTTCAACCACACAACATTCTCAAGGTCCATTGTCTCACGGACGAAGATAATCTAGGCGAACATTTGTTGAATCATGGACAAACCTATGATTTCAGTTTTTATGAAAGTATTTTCAAGACTGAAGTCAATTGTGGCTTATGGCAGGGACCTGGTTTCAAGTTCTATGCATCGTTTAAGGCATATGAAGGTGGTGGTCTCATCATCCATTATGGTAAGAAAAACTTTTGGGATGCAAGAGAAGATGGTATATATTTCACACATGGTTTTTATCCTTACAAACTAGAGTACAGGTGGTCAGGCCACGTCATTGCACCAACTCCTTAA
- the LOC108815132 gene encoding uncharacterized protein LOC108815132, giving the protein MSSAKDFKEVFKKMDQFNNDDISWEELNFHGIRNRSPPMTMSQVDDIFGELGTDGEDRVFGASRDLVNQLHRSSLPVKHEDVANKELNKEVSILKVDDNAKNIENQLETPKVPLVEKKNFKDLVEDWVVVEKNNIDA; this is encoded by the coding sequence ATGTCTAGCGCAAAAGATTTTAAAGAAGTGTTCAAGAAGATGGATCAGTTTAACAATGATGATATCTCATGGGAAGAATTAAATTTCCATGGCATACGCAACCGTTCTCCCCCTATGACGATGTCTCAAGTTGATGATATATTTGGAGAGCTTGGAACTGATGGTGAAGACCGAGTTTTCGGAGCTTCCAGAGATTTGGTTAATCAACTTCATCGTTCATCTCTTCCGGTTAAACATGAAGACGTGGCTAATAAGGAGCTGAATAAAGAGGTTAGTATACTAAAAGTGGATGATAACGCTAAAAACATAGAGAATCAGCTTGAAACGCCAAAAGTTCCTCTTGTTGAAAAGAAGAACTTCAAAGATTTGGTTGAAGACTGGGTTGTAGTAGAAAAGAACAATATCGAcgcttag